From the Lathyrus oleraceus cultivar Zhongwan6 chromosome 4, CAAS_Psat_ZW6_1.0, whole genome shotgun sequence genome, one window contains:
- the LOC127073796 gene encoding protein EMBRYO DEFECTIVE 514 isoform X1 → MAETASPEPEIIAATVDSEINYDTIRKRSREEGEKTVSKKQKVDAEEEKKPAGPVKLGNKTFGSSLELFDYFNSFLHAWGLNLDVNKYEHTMLLELLRKGHPEPDEKIDGEIRAFQVRKHPTWKSKCFFLIRDDGSADDFSFRKCVDRVIPLPEAMQVKHDANRALGKRGGGGGKGRSRGRGGKEKVKTLSKLGFSTRVKISAKDEDEGTLMTHT, encoded by the exons ATGGCGGAAACCGCCTCACCGGAACCGGAAATCATCGCCGCCACCGTCGATTCAGAAATAAACTATGACACCATTCGGAAACGATCCAGAGAGGAGGGCGAAAAAACTGTTTCCAAGAAGCAAAAGGTTGACGCGGAAGAAGAGAAGAAACCGGCAGGTCCTGTGAAATTGGGTAACAAAACTTTCGGCTCTTCTTTGGAGTTATTCGATTACTTCAACAGTTTCCTTCATGCTTGGGGTCTTAATCTTGATGTTAACAAG TATGAACACACAATGTTACTGGAATTACTTAGGAAAGGTCATCCAGAGCCCGATGAAAAGATTGATGGAGAAATCCGTGCTTTCCAAGTCCGCAAGCATCCTACATGGAAAAGCAAGTGTTTTTTTCTCATTAGGGATGATGGATCAGCTGATGACTTTAGTTTCCGTAAATGTGTGGATCGTGTTATTCCCTTACCAGAAGCGATGCAAGTGAAACATGACGCGAACAGAGCATTAGGAAAGCGCGGCGGTGGTGGTGGGAAAGGACGTTCACGTGGACGTGGGGGGAAAGAGAAAGTCAAGACATTGAGTAAA CTGGGGTTTTCGACAAGGGTAAAAATTTCAGCAAAAGACGAAGATGAAGGTACACTGATGACACATACGTAA
- the LOC127073796 gene encoding protein EMBRYO DEFECTIVE 514 isoform X2 produces the protein MAETASPEPEIIAATVDSEINYDTIRKRSREEGEKTVSKKQKVDAEEEKKPAGPVKLGNKTFGSSLELFDYFNSFLHAWGLNLDVNKYEHTMLLELLRKGHPEPDEKIDGEIRAFQVRKHPTWKSKCFFLIRDDGSADDFSFRKCVDRVIPLPEAMQVKHDANRALGKRGGGGGKGRSRGRGGKEKVKTLSKKISIN, from the exons ATGGCGGAAACCGCCTCACCGGAACCGGAAATCATCGCCGCCACCGTCGATTCAGAAATAAACTATGACACCATTCGGAAACGATCCAGAGAGGAGGGCGAAAAAACTGTTTCCAAGAAGCAAAAGGTTGACGCGGAAGAAGAGAAGAAACCGGCAGGTCCTGTGAAATTGGGTAACAAAACTTTCGGCTCTTCTTTGGAGTTATTCGATTACTTCAACAGTTTCCTTCATGCTTGGGGTCTTAATCTTGATGTTAACAAG TATGAACACACAATGTTACTGGAATTACTTAGGAAAGGTCATCCAGAGCCCGATGAAAAGATTGATGGAGAAATCCGTGCTTTCCAAGTCCGCAAGCATCCTACATGGAAAAGCAAGTGTTTTTTTCTCATTAGGGATGATGGATCAGCTGATGACTTTAGTTTCCGTAAATGTGTGGATCGTGTTATTCCCTTACCAGAAGCGATGCAAGTGAAACATGACGCGAACAGAGCATTAGGAAAGCGCGGCGGTGGTGGTGGGAAAGGACGTTCACGTGGACGTGGGGGGAAAGAGAAAGTCAAGACATTGAGTAAA AAAATCTCAATCAACTAA